TCAAGCAGCAGGTGTACGAGAACCTGGAACAGCTGGGCCTGGGGACGCTGGATCTCGTCAACCTGCGATGTCTTGCGGACTCCCTCGACGCGGTCAGCGACGGGCCGCTGTCTGAGCAGTTCGGCGCCCTGGCGGAGCTGCAGCAGCAGGGCCTGATCCGCCACCTCGGCCTGAGCACCGTCTCGGAACGCGCCCTTGCCGAAGCACAGAGGATCGCGCCGGTGGTGTGCGTGCAGAACTACTACAACCTCGCCCACCGCGCGGACGACGCGCTCGTCGACCGCTGCGCGGCCGAAGGCATCGCCTTCGTCCCGTACTTCCCCCTCGGCGGATTCTCCCCGCTCCAGTCCCAGACCCTCACCGAGGTCGCGGCAACGGTGGGCGCGTCCCACCAGCAAGTCGCCCTGGCGTGGCTGCTCCAGCGGTCCACCACGATGGCACTCATCCCCGGCACGTCCTCGATCGCCCACCTCCGCGACAACC
The sequence above is drawn from the Streptomyces sp. NBC_01465 genome and encodes:
- a CDS encoding oxidoreductase: MTTPLPGGTLTLGGDLTITRMGYGAMQFGQHGIAGPPENLDEAAKVLHEVVALGITHIDTAGFYGAGGVNHLIKTALHPYREGLQIATKVGFRADDEGNWGPAQDPADIKQQVYENLEQLGLGTLDLVNLRCLADSLDAVSDGPLSEQFGALAELQQQGLIRHLGLSTVSERALAEAQRIAPVVCVQNYYNLAHRADDALVDRCAAEGIAFVPYFPLGGFSPLQSQTLTEVAATVGASHQQVALAWLLQRSTTMALIPGTSSIAHLRDNLAAASLELPADAVAKLDAIATATD